Proteins co-encoded in one bacterium genomic window:
- a CDS encoding dodecin family protein, whose amino-acid sequence MSGSVYKIIELVGKSEKSWEDATRAAVAAASKSLRDVRVAELVEQDIKIENGEISSFRVRLKLSFKVEGEFDD is encoded by the coding sequence ATGAGCGGCAGCGTCTACAAAATCATCGAGCTCGTTGGAAAATCGGAAAAATCCTGGGAGGACGCGACGCGGGCGGCTGTCGCCGCGGCATCGAAGTCGCTGCGCGATGTGCGCGTCGCGGAACTTGTCGAGCAGGACATCAAGATCGAGAACGGCGAGATCTCGTCATTTCGCGTGCGCCTGAAGCTCTCGTTCAAGGTGGAGGGCGAGTTCGACGACTGA
- a CDS encoding GNAT family N-acetyltransferase — translation MDVLAATWVETNAGYQRFHVHHSLAWYRAHLRAGSRERIEPLGIREAGRWIGFLNLRYGRDSIAFTIADQPVVIHPVRMAALSYPGLPMPETDAHFRALIRGIFRLFPELDGLRLDALPIESGLYQYCERSRAAPINGLTFLPDLQTQVRSLMTFDERAPEYPKNFARHRKRLENIHGPVTLREFRRRADVETFARDARAIYEKSWHRDVLGPLDWWETDELLASMADEGLFQSFIVYAGDRPIAVDYGYRFNDVYYDRQTAYDRAFRSFSPGILSLYGIHERLVAEGGYRYIDLGYGAHDYKDRAASTSYRETFYYVYRDRPFLRAVLKINRAYTRFYSHIVGVLERTGLKGHLKAILKRKRPR, via the coding sequence ATGGACGTTCTGGCGGCGACCTGGGTGGAAACGAACGCCGGGTACCAGCGCTTTCACGTCCACCACAGTCTCGCGTGGTATCGGGCTCACCTGCGCGCGGGCAGCCGCGAGCGCATCGAACCGCTCGGGATTCGCGAGGCGGGCCGCTGGATCGGCTTTTTGAACCTGCGTTACGGCCGGGACAGCATCGCGTTCACGATTGCCGATCAGCCCGTCGTCATTCACCCCGTGCGTATGGCCGCTTTGTCGTATCCGGGTTTGCCGATGCCGGAAACCGACGCGCATTTTCGCGCCTTGATCCGCGGCATTTTTCGCCTGTTTCCCGAACTCGACGGGCTTCGCCTGGACGCGCTGCCGATCGAAAGCGGCCTGTACCAATATTGCGAGCGATCGCGCGCGGCACCGATCAACGGTTTGACGTTTCTTCCCGACCTTCAAACGCAAGTCCGTTCGTTGATGACCTTCGACGAGCGGGCGCCCGAATATCCGAAAAATTTCGCGCGGCACCGCAAGCGGCTCGAGAACATCCACGGGCCCGTGACACTGCGCGAGTTTCGGCGCCGGGCGGATGTCGAGACGTTCGCGCGCGACGCGCGGGCCATCTACGAAAAAAGTTGGCATCGCGATGTGCTGGGGCCGCTTGACTGGTGGGAAACGGACGAGCTGCTCGCGTCGATGGCCGATGAGGGTTTATTTCAGTCGTTCATCGTTTACGCGGGGGACCGCCCGATCGCCGTCGATTATGGCTATCGTTTCAACGACGTGTACTACGACCGGCAAACGGCCTACGACCGCGCGTTTCGATCGTTTTCGCCGGGCATTCTCTCGCTCTACGGCATCCACGAGCGCCTGGTTGCCGAGGGGGGGTATCGATACATCGACCTGGGTTACGGCGCGCACGACTACAAGGATCGGGCGGCGTCGACGTCGTATCGGGAAACGTTTTATTACGTCTATCGCGACCGCCCCTTTCTTCGCGCCGTGCTTAAAATAAACCGGGCTTACACGCGGTTTTATTCCCACATCGTCGGTGTGCTGGAGCGGACGGGGCTGAAGGGTCATCTGAAAGCGATCCTGAAGCGCAAACGGCCAAGATAG
- a CDS encoding VCBS repeat-containing protein, translated as MKNPLPLAFFVLALACALYLAPAAAAQSDCDAIAQRAGFPVAADSDAVFTDIHGLVAADVAGDADLEIVVATSAGELHVFSASGDALVTLDLDGYAQAAPAVGDVDGDGENEIVVGTREAFSGPGDATLYVVEGSGLVTREATFGGDINSPPTLFDLDGDGADEILIGVREDGGVGKFYALNAQGAPAAGWPVVLDHVPAASAAAGDLDGDGTPEIVVCSFDAVFVFAPDGSPRAGFPVTYPDENYSYGGPALADIDGDESLDIIVATHGDWNRLHVIDAGGIELAGFPYDLGDAWTFSSPSVADLTGDGPLEIIVGRAGGIIEDDALFAVTNDGQDAPGFPYSMAGGAEGSFVVADLTGDADLEIFFTNNVRESDLGYLFGIDADAMDLPGWPLRPRGMTYLNGPTLADIDHDGTPELAALTSAENGDAVVNVYELCGYALGEGGLHWATFQADPAHTGLYAPAAGFPLPGDDDDATDDDTLDDDAVDDDLDDDAADDDAATGDDDDDDDDDDDDGCGCGC; from the coding sequence ATGAAAAATCCCCTGCCTCTTGCGTTTTTCGTGCTTGCGCTCGCGTGCGCACTGTATCTTGCTCCCGCGGCCGCCGCGCAATCGGATTGCGACGCGATCGCGCAGCGAGCCGGGTTTCCCGTCGCCGCCGATTCCGATGCGGTCTTCACCGACATCCACGGTCTCGTCGCCGCGGACGTGGCCGGAGACGCGGACCTGGAGATCGTCGTCGCGACATCCGCGGGCGAACTGCACGTTTTTTCGGCAAGCGGCGACGCGCTCGTAACGCTTGACCTCGACGGCTACGCGCAAGCCGCGCCGGCCGTCGGCGACGTGGACGGCGACGGGGAAAATGAGATCGTCGTCGGCACGCGCGAGGCGTTTTCCGGGCCGGGCGACGCGACGCTGTACGTGGTGGAGGGTAGCGGCCTCGTGACGCGCGAGGCCACCTTTGGCGGCGACATCAACAGCCCGCCGACGCTTTTTGACCTGGACGGCGACGGCGCGGACGAGATTCTCATCGGTGTCCGGGAGGATGGCGGCGTCGGCAAATTCTACGCTCTGAACGCGCAAGGTGCCCCCGCCGCCGGCTGGCCGGTGGTGCTCGACCACGTTCCGGCAGCGAGCGCCGCCGCGGGCGATCTCGACGGCGACGGGACGCCGGAGATCGTGGTGTGCTCGTTCGATGCCGTGTTCGTCTTCGCACCGGACGGCTCGCCGCGCGCGGGCTTTCCGGTGACGTATCCCGACGAGAATTACAGCTACGGAGGCCCGGCGCTCGCGGACATCGACGGCGACGAATCGCTCGACATCATCGTCGCGACGCACGGCGATTGGAATCGTCTTCACGTGATCGACGCGGGCGGCATCGAGCTGGCCGGTTTCCCGTACGACCTCGGCGACGCTTGGACATTTTCGTCGCCGTCCGTGGCGGACCTGACGGGAGACGGCCCCCTTGAGATCATTGTCGGACGCGCGGGCGGCATCATCGAGGATGACGCGCTGTTTGCCGTGACAAACGACGGCCAGGACGCGCCCGGTTTTCCGTATTCGATGGCAGGCGGCGCGGAAGGGAGCTTTGTCGTCGCCGACCTGACGGGCGACGCGGACCTCGAAATCTTTTTCACGAACAACGTGCGCGAGTCGGACCTCGGCTACCTGTTCGGAATCGACGCGGACGCCATGGATCTGCCCGGATGGCCGCTTCGCCCGCGGGGAATGACGTACCTGAACGGCCCGACGCTCGCCGACATCGACCATGACGGTACGCCGGAGTTGGCCGCGCTCACGTCCGCGGAAAACGGCGACGCCGTCGTGAACGTCTACGAATTGTGCGGATACGCGCTTGGCGAGGGCGGCCTGCACTGGGCAACGTTCCAGGCCGATCCCGCGCACACCGGGCTCTACGCGCCCGCCGCCGGCTTCCCCCTGCCCGGCGACGACGATGACGCGACCGACGACGACACCCTCGATGATGACGCGGTCGATGACGATTTGGATGACGACGCGGCGGACGACGATGCAGCTACGGGCGATGATGATGATGACGATGACGACGACGACGATGACGGTTGCGGGTGCGGATGCTGA
- a CDS encoding crotonase/enoyl-CoA hydratase family protein: MSDDGRITIDRDGHLLLIGLDRPDKRNALSVAMYQGLSRAYAMLENDDELRCGVLYAHGEHFTGGLDLPQWVEWFQRGTMPIADDGLDPCQIYERGLNKPVVSAVQGICFTIGIELMLGTDVRVAADSTRFGQIEVRRGIYAACGATIRFVREIGWGNAMRYLLTGDEFSAGDAYRMGLVQEVVPAGAQLDRAKEIARTIADQAPLAVRATLRSSRTYTIEGEPTAVGRLMPDLAPLLASEDAQEGFLSYMERRKAEFKGK, encoded by the coding sequence ATGAGCGACGACGGACGCATCACCATCGACCGCGACGGCCATTTGCTTCTGATCGGCCTTGACCGCCCCGACAAGCGCAACGCCCTGTCCGTGGCGATGTATCAGGGTCTTTCGCGTGCGTACGCGATGCTTGAGAACGACGACGAGCTTCGTTGCGGCGTGCTGTACGCGCACGGCGAACATTTCACGGGGGGGCTCGACCTGCCGCAGTGGGTCGAGTGGTTCCAGAGGGGCACGATGCCGATCGCCGACGACGGCCTCGATCCCTGCCAGATCTACGAGCGCGGGCTGAACAAGCCTGTCGTCAGCGCGGTGCAGGGCATCTGCTTCACCATCGGCATCGAGCTGATGCTCGGCACGGACGTGCGCGTCGCCGCCGATTCCACCCGCTTCGGGCAGATCGAGGTGCGCCGAGGCATTTACGCCGCATGCGGCGCGACGATCCGCTTCGTGCGCGAGATCGGCTGGGGCAACGCCATGCGTTACCTGCTGACCGGCGACGAATTTTCCGCCGGCGACGCGTATCGCATGGGCTTGGTGCAGGAGGTCGTTCCCGCGGGAGCACAACTCGATCGCGCGAAGGAGATCGCCCGGACGATCGCGGATCAGGCGCCGCTGGCCGTGCGCGCGACGCTGCGTTCCTCGCGCACGTACACGATCGAGGGCGAACCGACGGCGGTCGGGCGGCTGATGCCCGATCTCGCGCCGCTTTTGGCGAGCGAAGACGCGCAGGAGGGATTCCTGTCGTACATGGAGCGGCGCAAGGCGGAATTCAAGGGGAAATAG
- a CDS encoding MBL fold metallo-hydrolase, with the protein MPRRQTPRIIALAALALVALSLYGCCPFSADGYRGPVSEHFDGERFHNEVTYEGRFFDFLRWITNRDKGDWPDWIDAKPGPPPARRVDGGRLVVTFINHATLLVQMDGLNILTDPVWSDRVSPLSFAGPKRHRPPGIRFEDLPPIDIVLVSHNHYDHMDVETLRRLGDAFRPRIFVGLGNAAYLAVKGVPAAEDLDWWNTRDIARGVTVAAVPVQHFSSRGTCDRDKTLWCGFIVSGPAGKVFFAGDTGFGPHFRQIRKRFGELRLAILPIGAYRPRWFMKPMHINPEEAVRAHEVLGAASSLGMHYGTFAQADDGYYEPIHDLEKALALREKRPAFFVKPEGQAWEVP; encoded by the coding sequence ATGCCGCGCCGACAAACGCCTCGAATCATCGCGCTTGCCGCCCTCGCCTTGGTAGCCTTGAGCCTTTACGGTTGTTGCCCGTTTTCCGCGGACGGATACCGGGGCCCCGTCTCCGAGCATTTCGACGGCGAGCGCTTTCACAACGAAGTCACGTATGAGGGGCGCTTTTTCGACTTTCTTCGATGGATCACCAATCGCGACAAGGGCGACTGGCCGGATTGGATCGATGCGAAACCCGGCCCGCCGCCCGCGCGCCGCGTCGATGGCGGGCGCCTTGTGGTGACATTCATCAACCACGCGACGCTGCTCGTGCAGATGGACGGGCTGAACATCCTGACCGATCCCGTATGGTCCGACCGCGTCTCGCCCCTGTCCTTCGCCGGGCCGAAGCGCCACCGCCCGCCGGGGATTCGTTTCGAGGACCTGCCGCCGATTGACATCGTGCTCGTGAGCCACAACCACTACGATCACATGGACGTCGAAACGCTGCGCCGCCTTGGCGACGCTTTTCGGCCACGCATCTTTGTCGGACTCGGCAATGCGGCGTATCTCGCCGTTAAGGGCGTGCCGGCGGCGGAGGATCTGGATTGGTGGAACACCCGCGACATCGCTCGCGGCGTGACCGTCGCCGCCGTTCCGGTGCAGCACTTCTCCAGCCGCGGCACGTGCGATCGCGACAAGACGCTGTGGTGCGGATTCATCGTTTCCGGGCCCGCGGGCAAGGTCTTTTTCGCCGGCGACACGGGGTTTGGCCCGCATTTTCGGCAAATCCGCAAGCGTTTCGGCGAACTGCGCCTGGCGATACTGCCCATCGGCGCCTATCGGCCGCGATGGTTCATGAAACCGATGCACATCAATCCGGAGGAAGCGGTGCGCGCGCACGAGGTGCTCGGCGCGGCGTCGAGCCTCGGCATGCACTACGGAACGTTCGCCCAGGCGGACGACGGGTATTACGAGCCGATCCACGACCTGGAAAAGGCGCTCGCGCTCCGCGAGAAACGCCCGGCGTTTTTCGTCAAACCCGAAGGCCAGGCCTGGGAAGTTCCCTGA
- a CDS encoding LamG domain-containing protein, producing MGQSRFIYLTFLVFLGAGLFSAGCDSGSVNKDDGDDASVDDDEPADDDDEDVDPDNGSFAVGLNGFNEGGIVPFDPRLDLDVFTIECWFNIDEKIFVDQLRYEMVGRENPSPRSESEGWSLSLLGNRVGDTIETQLFFIISDRSAWWPKIFTDVNLTIGQWYHAAGVYDGQELRLYLDGELLGTKEYDGPVYYDETPLGIGQPSVDDISFFPGLIDEVRYSSVARYDAAFDPFFEFGNVDEDTVGLWHFNEGAGDVFHDMSANQLHGALTHNDLWVERAGD from the coding sequence ATGGGACAGTCGCGCTTCATTTATCTGACTTTTCTGGTTTTTCTTGGTGCGGGCCTTTTCTCGGCGGGTTGCGACAGCGGCAGCGTAAACAAGGACGACGGCGACGACGCGTCCGTGGACGATGACGAGCCGGCCGATGACGATGACGAAGACGTCGATCCGGACAACGGCAGCTTCGCCGTCGGCCTCAATGGATTCAACGAGGGCGGGATCGTTCCGTTCGATCCCCGGCTCGATCTGGACGTTTTCACGATCGAGTGCTGGTTCAACATCGACGAAAAAATCTTCGTCGATCAGTTGCGGTACGAAATGGTCGGGCGCGAAAACCCGTCGCCGCGAAGCGAATCCGAAGGCTGGAGCCTTTCGCTTCTCGGCAATCGCGTGGGTGACACCATCGAGACGCAGCTCTTTTTCATTATCTCCGACCGCAGCGCGTGGTGGCCCAAAATTTTCACGGACGTCAACTTGACCATCGGCCAGTGGTACCACGCCGCCGGCGTTTACGACGGCCAGGAACTTCGCCTGTACCTCGACGGCGAACTGCTTGGCACCAAGGAATACGATGGGCCCGTCTATTACGACGAAACGCCCCTTGGCATCGGACAGCCGAGCGTCGATGACATTTCGTTTTTCCCGGGCCTCATCGACGAAGTGCGTTATTCGAGCGTGGCGCGATACGACGCCGCTTTCGATCCCTTCTTCGAGTTCGGAAACGTGGACGAAGACACCGTCGGCCTCTGGCACTTCAACGAAGGCGCCGGCGACGTGTTCCATGACATGAGCGCCAATCAGCTTCACGGCGCGTTGACGCACAACGATCTGTGGGTCGAACGCGCAGGCGATTGA